The nucleotide window AAATATCCACTTGGATTATTTGCTAGTGAGTGCAGAGAAGGGAAAAAAGGTCTTGATTGCAGCCTagtaaaatattcaaacaataGTTCTAAGTCTAACACTACTAGTAGTGTTCTTGTGGCTGCTCCTCACTCTATGATGTTGATTTCAATTGTTGGTTTCTTtggatttatttttcatttgttttgaaGGCTgaaaatgtgaagaaaaaaaccATCTAGTgtattaattgaaaaattatgttttaggaCAATCTTTGTAAGAATGTGAGTGAGATGCACCTTTCATGTGTGATGGTGAAGAATTTTATATTCAGAACAAGAAAGAAAGTACATTAAATATTGGGGTTATATATGTTGTTTAGTTTTCTTTCTGCCATTTACTTGGTTACTACAAAGTACAAGGtgttttaaaatgagttttCATCTCGTTAGAAAAGTTAGCTTATAGGATAAAGGTTCATAAGCGCATTTATAGATTCAACAAACTGAAAATAGGAGCGATTTGAGACTACAATACAATTTCAAAACCCACCACCACGTCTGGTGCGAGTCTTTTGTCTAATTATCACATTGCAATCTTTAAACCGACCCTAAAATCACATTAGATGGGCTTGAATCACATTTCAAAAACCAGCTCAAATGACGAGAttgttaaaacataattatacattcaacatCTTCGAAACTTGAGCAATGTGAGACTCTAATACAACTTTAATAATGTGGATTTAGGAAATGAATTTTCTGAATTCAAATAGTGATTATAGAAAGATCTTAGTCATTTAATTTTGATCAATAgtttacaatgtttttttttcatttgtagaATTTTGAATAGACTTAATTGTAGTTTTAGTCCtcatgcttttatttttttctttggaatTTGTCtccgtattttaaaatttgtcgGTTTTGACTACTCCATCAAATATTTGGTGGTATGACatgtttaaaatgaaatttttaaggaatttttcaTACAATTTAATTGATGTTAATCTTTTCTCATTATTAGATTATATACCACACCATTTAACACATATCACAACATTTTTACTTCAAAAAAGTGATGGAGGAatcaaaattatcaaatttaaaaaaagagacTAAATccataaaatgacaaaaattgaAGGAACAAAATTACAACTGAGCCTTTTAAATATAGGAAAATGATAACTTGTatccttattattatttttttagaaaacttGTGCCCTTGCGATACAAGTAAAGTTAAGAAGTtagaaatagaaatattttgtcATGTGAGCTTATCTCACTTGGTAAGAGATAATATATAACATATGCAAGAACCAAGGATTGAACCTCGAATCTccatttattcatctttaaaaaggtgaatttctaACATTAGataacttaacaaaaaaaatcttagaaaaCTGctattcaattttcaaaaatttaacatttatcttttttcaatacatatttttttactaaaattctTTAATTTGTTCTCTTAAAAAACAAGTTAACTTGACCTTTAAATTTATATGGTACGATACAAACTACAAAGTTCTAGTTTTTAATCGGGAGTCTTCAAATGTCCATTCAAAAagtaaaacttgaaaaaaatcGCAGTTTAATTTACAGTTTGATAATAATAAAGTGAATTTTGTCCAAATTTTACTGAAATTTGCCAAATGAAATTCACTGAAATTTAACATTTCCTAAAATTTCACTTTTACAAGTACTAGTACCTTTATAAAGCAAAATGGTACTACttttataaaaagataaatagagtacTAGTACAATTATCTAAAGAAGTACAAATTCACACACACCAAGTGATAAATTTTGTTCTGCTTTCTTGTACACATAATTAATAATTGACATtgtaaaagaatatatatatatatattttttttatcaataatatatcataattaatttaaaaaagttatcCTTTTTTTAACCTCTTTTTGTAATTGATATTTAAAATCATACATAATCCTCCACTCTAAAAAGTGCACTAATGAACTCCAAAATAAAAGGACACGAGATAGGCCCCACTCTAGTggtgaattgttgtttctttgcTTTGTTCCACCAGTAAGTCAATTCAATCAAACTTTGCCATGCAATAAATAACTGAATTATTATTAGATCCACAACATATGTAAACTTattccctccgtttttaaatataaacaaaattaactttttagattcattcatttagtGATGTATATgatccatattatgaaccatatatattagtatataaatgaatctaaaaaaatcaattttgcttatatttagaaacgaaGGGAGTACATTGAAAAATGCTGTAGATTCTCTGTCATGATgtttctataaaaatatttattgttcaCCTGAGTCCCCACCAAATCAAAAGTGTTGTTATTTTCAAGATTGaacaatgttattttatttcaacatcACAAATACAATAACAATACAGGTCTTTATTATAAGAATTTTTAATAGAAATTacaagaatgaagaaaaatgtCTTTTTCAGgtgaattaagaaaaataattgttataataaatttgcaaaaatttgttacttttacttatttatctatgtaaatatctctttattttataaaagtgaTAGTTAGTTTATTGATTTAGGAACACATTTGAGTTAGTCTAGTGATGCTGAATTGAGATCTTGAAGTGTGTCCCTCTCAATTCAATTCCCTTTGTATTAATTTTGGTGGATTAAATCCATATAGAGATATGCGCTAACTTTAAATGAGACCCCCACAAATGGATGATGAGATTGGACCCTTTGGAGTAGTCGGTTATTAAACCGGATAccgaattttcaatttttttattgatttaagaAACAAGTAATACCAGTATACTTCAATTTACGAATGTAACATGGAAGCTCCACAAAATGTTatgtatatatgtgtgtgtaaatTTAACAATAGTTCCTGGCACGATTTAATTAGACTAACATGAATTGTACATCTAACATTGTCATACAATTTGGATCGTCAGATGAAAATTAAACGAATTGAACCAAGTTCCAACTTTATTAACgagtcaaaaatacaaaatcaaagtaTTTGTCAAATCTTGATGCAACGGTCTAAATCAAAAACTGAAATAGCGTGTTAAGAAAGTGTGTTAGAAAGTGTCCTCGACACACTCAAATCCAACACGTGTTGTTAgcattaatcaaataaaaaaatatagttgcAAGTTGAGGGGAGATGAATGTACTTTGTGTTTGTCATGCTATTTTATGAAACTTTTTGTTGTTTAGTGCATTTACCTGTCTTCCATAAGACTCAAACTCTCTATTTTCAGTTAGTGGACACTTACTTACccttttttcttcctctttttttggGGTCTGACATTCAAGTGGAAAGTGCTGTCATTGCTATCTGTTGTGcattatattattattcattcatacattcatGAAGTGGCTATTGTTGCTCATTCCAATACCGAGttcctttgtttttcttcaacCATGGCTTTCTCTACTTGCTTTTGCCATTCTAAGgtactgcttttttttttgtttgatatgaTCTTGGTGTttcttattttatctcatgTTCTGGTTTTTCTTTGAGATCTTCTTTTTATGCATAGTTTTTGTATTTATGAATATCTTTGCATCGTATGATATTTGGCATCGGAGTCGGTCTAAGGGTTAGGCTACTAAAACTAAACTATAGTTTTAGGCTCACGAAAAAGGCCATGTTTATAGACAAAAAGAACTCATATATTAAAACTTGTTTAAGACCTCACTATTGCAAATTATTGGACCGACCTTGTTTGACATAATTGTTTACCATTCTATGGATCAATGGTTAAAAAACCGAACTTAACCAATAGGTTCAATATGGAATCGACCAGTTTGGTGGGGTTTGATCTCATTTACCACAGTCTGGTTAACCAGATTGAACTCGAGTTGATTTTACCGATTTTACTGTTTgcattttttaacttttttaatattccttttttttgtCATCTATATCAACTGGGGTTGTACGAATTGAACCATGACTTGAAAGTCTCACTGGTTATTTAAAAACTTAGgaaaaaatgttcaattgtaatgtaatgtaaGATAAAGATCAATCATGTTGAGTTTATCCTTTTCTAATTCATAACTAACATAATTGTATTTTCAATTGGTGAATGTTGCTTATAATTGCGATTCTATTTCTTGAAGATTGATAACTTGGGGAAGACTGGGCAAAAGTATTATCTCCCTATCAGAAGCAATGATGCTAAGTTTGAGCTATGTAAAAAACTCATTGTGAAAAGTAGAATCAACTTAATCAGAGATTGGAGTTTCATTGGAGGATCAAGAATTGttgtgaaacaaaaaattatgagatTGGTGGCATCTCCTAAAAAAGCCAGTCCAGTAAATGCTTCTTGTAATCCTTTTTCTGTGATACCTTTGCTACTTTTAAAAAGTTGGTCCAAATTAATTCATGCGCTCCTATATTGATTTTTCTCTCTACATGTTGCAGTGTTATCTGGATCACAACTTGCTAGCAGTGCCTTTACAATAGGAACAGCAGCAGTACTCCCATTTTACACTCTCATGGCTCTAGCTCCGAATTCCGAGCTAGTATGTTTCTTACGATTTgttaaaatcttcaaaattttcGGTTCTTGATATTTATCATTACCTTTACACAAGTATATAATTTgcataaatatttgtttcaagcaaatatgcatgttttaaaaattgaacattGAACCAGCAAAAACTTTGAGTTCTGGTTCAAATGCTTTAAACTACTCAAACCGAGATGAAACTGTGATTGAACCGCTCAAATAACTGAACAACAGACAATGCTGTTTCAAGATTCAACAAGTTGAACCCTCTGGTTTGGTTTTCAAAACATTGCTAAAGTCCTGGTTCAATAGCTTTAAACTGCTCGAACTGGGACGAAACTGTGATTGAAACGCTAAAATAACCAAATCGTAAAAATCTGGTTTGTTTTCAAATCATTGCTAAAATTGTATGTTTGTTGAGTTCAAATAAGTCTTTTCATATTCTTCTACCAAGCACTagtatgttattttcttttttcataagcCTAATTCATTTTCCTTGAATGCAAAAAATGCAGACAAAAAAGTCTATGCAAAGTAATGTGCCATATGTAATTCTTGGCATTTTATATGCATATTTATTGTACCTTTCATGGACACCTGAGACAGTTGAACTTCTTTTTGCAAGTAAATATTTGCTACCAGAGGTGAGTATTCATCAATAAAATTACAGTTTCACTTTTCAAAATAGTTAGTTATACATAATGAtatcttgttttttatttggtgcAGCTAACTAGTATAGGAAAAATGTTCTCTAGTGAAATGACTTTAGCTTCTGCTTGGATTCACCTGCTAGTTATTGATCTCTTTGCTGCAAGGTTTTGCCTCTTTTCTAACCCTCCCCAATTACATTACTTTCTCATTCCTCGGTTATTATTAGGTTTAAATGCGATTTTAGTTCATCTAAATACGCTTCATTTCAATCTTAGTCCCTGAAAATAATTTTTCGGCTTTTAGTCCTTGCTTTCTTGTTTTAGCCGCTGCAATATTTGGTTCGTGTTATATTAGTCCCTAATATGTGGAGATATTTGCTTTCAATACCTATAAAGCACCGACACAGACAGTAACATTTGTTGGGGAtgaattgtgtttttcttaAGGGAAGATAGATGTATTTAGAAGAGGAATGAATATGAAAGATTTATTACTCAATTACTCAAAAGGTAATACATATACCCCTGTTAATGTTGTTGCTTGCTCTGCAAGTAACTGTTTTCTCTAACTAActaaaacagaaaaaaataggaaaattagGTACAACACGCACAATCTAAGTTTGAATTACTAATTACAACAAAATTGACATGTTCATACAGatagtaatttgagaaaatgaaataattaaatgtaattatatgtgccAGTGTCGTATCGGGATGCCAGACACACCTTCAATGGAAAGTGTCAGTGCTACGCAGTACAATCCATAAAATATAactgattttattttacatgaCCAAGTCAACATGATCCAAATATTAAGACTAACAATTATCAAAAGCTATAATTCAGACACAGAATGGGACATGTTTGTGGGGACTAAAAGCAAATTTAAAGCTTATTCTAACGATATATTTGTGGATATAAATGCAGGCAGGTATTTCAAGATGGACAAGAGAATCAGATTGAGACTAGGCATTCAGTTTCTCTATGCTTGTTCTTTTGCCCTATTGGGATTCTTTCTCATGTCGTAACCAAAGCAATGACTAAAACTAccaaagaaaacaaacatgGTTTATAGAGGGCACATGCTTGAACTCCTATAAGAATTTTCAGGTTTAAGAATATCAGAAATTCATTGTAAGTTGTTTTTCTATCACAATTCACAAATGTATGTGTCCATCATGTTTGGTCGTAGTTGCAACATCAGAATTTAGCACATAGATCATGTATATGTAATAGTATAAAtcttttagttttaaatttaaccgaaaatttaatcttttaataTCAGAATGGGACATACATACAACAACATCTAAGTTTTCTCTTAGGGGTTTTCTCCTGGGAAAGTTCTAAATTCGACCACTTTCATAGACGGTTCACTATTCATTGGCACTTGAAAATCGTCTGAAACTCCAAAGATGACAGACATAGCCTTCTAAAATTGGAATGTCATTGTCATCCTTTTCCTCGTGGATGAGAAAGTAACTTGATCGGTGTCGGTTCAAcaaaaacatgagaaaatgaATACATGTACTTCAAAACTAAATTCTTATtcaatttttcttgtttttgttcaaATCAACTCCGGTCATATCAACATCTACGCTGAAAAGACGAGGAGGATCAGAAGCTTCTAATTCTGATGGATGTTGTCGATCATCAACAGAATTTTAAGTGATTTTTAAATAGCGGTTCACCGTAAACAACCTATCAAATTGTCCCACTGAACAGAAACCGCCCCGGACCGGTTGTGCTTCAGCCCGAACTACACTGAACCGTGAACCAGTTTTATACACCAAACCCTATTCCAACTTAATTTCTCTTGTTCGAACTGAACTATTAAAATATGCATTGAACCAAACAGAATTGCTACTATCAACTGAACCTAACTGTTTTTCTAAATAGAAGATAATTTCTAAATGTACCATcaaataaaaacactaatttcctTAAATATTCAAGTAAATAAATCCCCTTAAAGtataataaatgaaataaaataggaTTGATAATTTAGCAAGTCACAGTCATACTTCATAAAAAAGTcgcaataaaataaatatattttaagcaTGCTATCTAGCTAGTTCAAGATTTCTCTTGGAAAAATCATTGTTATTAGAGTGCATCCATGCTTAATCTAATCTCTTGGTAGCATCCTCCACCCTGATTATCGTGAAATCTCAACATCTGTAACTTCTGTTGTCATCTGTAACGAGCAGCCGTACATGAACTCAAACAAGTGAGTCATTTTATAATCAGAGTCACTGATGGAAAAAAAGGCAAAAATCAAACCAgaaaaaattgttcaacaaGTTGAATGCACATTTACCTTAATCAACGTAAGAGGTAAACCTTTGCTGATGGTGCGTTTTGAAGCAAAAATGCCAGATATCCATTAGGTATGGATGATAGGTTTGTTTTTACTTTCAATGACTTCAAGTTACACAAGGAAGGAAACTCAGCCTTCAATATGTTAGGAACTGAGTAGAGAATCTAAGCAATGAGGGATGATTACGAATgaaaatcaatttaacataagttatatattttgacaaaaattgtAACTATAAAAACAAGCACATTAAGAAAAAAGTTGTAGTAAAAAGTGAAACAAACCAAACATGCCATAAAGTACCTCTAGAATAGTTGAATTGATTGTCAATGATTCGATATTAGCAAGCTCAACCAGCCAGTTGTATAGAATCAACGAAGTCTTTACAGATTCCGACAAACTTATTGCATCAATATTTACATCAATGTTTACATGTTTGACTGAAGAGAGATTACTCTTGCTCCCACAGAGTTGTTGAACAGTAGGAATGCCCTTGTAAACAAAGGTACATAGACTTGGAGTGTATAACTCCAAGTTGCAGTAGTCTATTGCTAAATTGATAAGTGTGGCACTCGATATGCACAAGTTTCGATTAGCATGAACGTTACAATCTCGAAGGATCAAATTTTTTAACCTCTTAAATGCCGAAAAGGGCTCAACATTACCATCACCACCCACACGAAAGTCAAAGGACCATAAAGACAAACTAGTTAATGCTggaaaattcaaagaatttggAAATAAAGTTCTTTGAGGAGAAGCAACAGAAACGTGAAGAGATGTTAAAGTGTGACAATAAAGTTTGAATAAGTTTTGTGGCAAAGTTTTGACAATGCTTTCGATATGGATTTGAGGCCCCACGCAATCGAAAACTTGCAGTGGGATTGATTGATCACGATTACTCAAGCATCCATTTAAgaacttttcaaaattttgaggcTCCTTGAAATCGAAAACTTGACAAGCACTTGATATATAGCGTGGACGGAACAATagataaaagatatttttggaACCTCTAAGACACTTAGAGTTTGAATAACCTATTTTAAGGCTTGGAAGACACTTCCAGAGATTCTTCCATCTTTTGGACAAAACACAAGTTTGAACTGCGTATTTGGTGTTCAAAAAAGAGAGTATGTGAAGTAAAACACAATCAGGTAAATCACTTAATTTGTCGGCGTTATCATCACCGTTATATTGTTTTCGAATTTCTTGCAGTAGAAGAAACACCCAGTAATGCCAGAATGCTACCGCGGCCATCAACATGAGATTCATATTGATTTGAGATCCACCCTTTGATGGCGGCAAGTATTGAAAACTAAAAGCAAAATGAGAAAGGAAAAACCCTATTTGCTTTGATTATAGGAATAAAACTACTATGAGATAATACGGCCAAAAAGTCTGCACGTACATGTTATTTCCTAGTTCCTAGGAGTATTAGGTTTTTCCTCACAAATATtagaagtctttttttttttttgagagaatattcAAAGTCATTCTTATTacttgtttttttgaataaaactagACATATGATGCACGGGTTTTTTAAAGTATCATAGATCAAATATAACTTGGTTGTAAGAAAGTTTTTGTCTATGTCGCGACGCAAAGAGAAGGCTCACGACACGGAGGAATAGAATGAGAGTGAGACTAGGCATTAGTTTTTTCTTTGCTTGTTCTTTTGCCCAATTgggtttctatttttttcttttcgataACTTTTGACGTTGTTTTTACCTAACAACCCTacaagaatttttttcttaattgctCCACTTTTTATGAGGGTTGTTGGGTGGGCCTCACTGATTCAACCAAAGAAGTCGGAATTTTTACATCGGATTAACGTATAACCTATTTAATAAGTGGTCATCAGAGTTGTTCCTTCTTTTTGTCAACCATGTGGGCCTCATTGTTTGGAACGACGAGGCCTCAAAGGGCTAAAGAAAGTAGGAcaacattgtattttttttaagtggggtagtttggtaaaaatatcaaaagaggttatcagtttttttttttttatttaaaaaattctctttctcatgacataaacaaaacaatgaCTAAAACTACCAATGAACTCATATATAGAGCAAAtaaagaattttatttcaagtttaaaaaaatattagaaattcaGGTTTGAGTTGAAGTTACTTCTAAATGACATTGGAATTAAGTTCTTTTcactaaatcaaaatatcacaTTATAAGTTGTTTGGTCTATCACAATTCACAAGTGTATGTGTCCATcatgtttaataaataaatctcaAGCAAACTATCTAGCTAGGAAAAGATTTCTCTTGGAAAAAATGTTGTTATTTATAGTGCATCCATGCTTAATCTGTTCTCTTGGGAAAACTACAAAATCTTCTAAATAATATCCTCCACACTTCTTTTTTCTGCAAATTCCACATCTATAACTTCAGATATTCATTAGGTAATGATTATAATCCTGTCACAAATGAGAcataataactaaaaaaaaaaacaacaaatttaccTTAGTAACGTATGAGGTCAACCTTTGTTGACGGTGCTTTTTGAAGCAATAAACTCAGATATTCATTAGGTAATGATTTGTACATTTGTACTCTCAGTGACTTCCAGTTACACAAAGAAGGAAACTCAGCTTTCAATATGTTAGGAACTGAGTTGAGCATCTAAACAATGAGGGATGGCTATGAATGAGAATCAATTTAACATAAGtcatatttttcaacaaaagttataaccaaaaaaacaagcatattaagaaaaaagttGTTGTAATGAAAAGTGAAACAAACTAAACATGCCATAAAGTACCGTAAGAATAGTTGAATTGATTGTCAATGATTCGATATAAGCAAGCTCAACCAGCCAGTTGTATAGAATCAACGAAGTCTTTGCAGCTTTCGAAAAACATGTTACATTAATACTTGCATGTTTGACAGAAGAGAGTTTACAGTTGCTCCCACAAAGTTGCTGAACTGAATACTTTGATGTCCAAGTAAGAGACGGTGAAAATAGCTAGCGAGTAATGTGAGTTGAATGATCATATGGTGGGTGAATTTCCTATTAGTAGAGTATCTGATCTCGTAGACGTTACAATTTGTTTGTATCTTTACTATGGTGATCCTTGAGATCATGTCAAGATTAGTGTCAGCCGTCAGTGTAACTGAAGTCCGAGATATATAGTTGCACATATCTGGTTGTAGGAGTTTTCTTATGTATGAATGGAAGCACATTGGTAATGCCTGAAAACACTACTTATCTTCAGGTGGTTTAACCAAGTGCAAGTATACATTGTCCAAGTAATAGAATAAAAAGATCGAACCCACATAGACCGGGGTGCTATAGCTTCCTATAGCTTTCCAGCAATAAACTTGTTTGCAAGATCCATAGAAAGGTGCTTAATCCAATCGAGCTTAACATGCTTGATTGGATTATGCATCTCCACATGATGGTTGAGTTGAAAGACCCGTAAGACCACCAGATTTCCATGAAGCCATAGAAAGCAATATATCTCTATATCGTAGCAACGCTCTGCCATAATTGATTCATTGTTTAAACCATGCTTTTACCTTTGAGAACTTGTAACTATTTTTAACTGTTTTCctaaattgttattgtttttaatctttattttatttttgtgatatcAAGTTACGCTAGTGTGACATTTGAGCAACTTAACTAGCCATACATAGGATTGTTAAAGAAAAAGACCGAAAAATCGAACCAAAAAAACCGAAATGTGATTAATAGTTCATAAATTGAACCAATTCAGTTTGGTTGAGTATATATAATTCATGAATCATTCGTGacagttttgttttattgatgaACCAACAAAATTGCAAAGGCAGCTATTGGAAAAACCAGAAAAGTAGGATAGTAGTAGCCAACCCCAAATCTGATAGATACTCACATCAGCCACATACACTAAAAACTACAGTCCCAATACCAGAAACAATATTAGCCACAAGAACACCATAACCGCAAATGAATCCCCACCAAAAGCGCAGACTCgaagcaaaatcaaaactgccGCACCAGAAAAAGACCAATCAGAACCATAAAACTTTCCCCAGCCGCACCGCAGTGTTGTCACTGAAGCACCGAAAGAAACATCACTTCCAAAATGAAGGAAGATACTAAAAGCCGCCAACACAAGAAACAATCTGCTAAAAACAGATAAAAATCTATTTAGAATTTGTTTTAGAGAAGAATAAGATGTATCTGTCAATTAGGCATTTGTCAGGAGCAAACTTAAGGACTCCCGTTCTAGAATACGATTGTATAAAGCTTTATCAACTTCATCACTTTTTAGTTCCCTTGGACCATTTTCAGATGCAGCAATTGCAAAATAATTATAGcagataaaaaaaagttatttaaaaaaataatcagtcttgtttaaaatttaaaacccACAAATTATATTATGAAAGCATACTAATTGGCAacaaataaaaatctatttCAGATTAAGtctatttatcttaaaaaaaaaacagcttacaGTGTTTAAACTTCAACATAGCAATTAAATAATACTAGCAAAGAAGACATCCACGATTCGAGAAGAGTCTCAATTGTGTGCAGTTTTCTTCCACATGTTTCACTCCTTTCTTTGTGACATAATAACAATCTTTCAGTAATAGTTCCAAAAGCCCGCAACAATTCTTCGAGATCACATGGAGTGTTTCATCATCAACCTTCGTATCTGACAAGTTCAACACCTCC belongs to Medicago truncatula cultivar Jemalong A17 chromosome 6, MtrunA17r5.0-ANR, whole genome shotgun sequence and includes:
- the LOC25495624 gene encoding protein ABA DEFICIENT 4, chloroplastic yields the protein MAFSTCFCHSKIDNLGKTGQKYYLPIRSNDAKFELCKKLIVKSRINLIRDWSFIGGSRIVVKQKIMRLVASPKKASPVNASLLSGSQLASSAFTIGTAAVLPFYTLMALAPNSELTKKSMQSNVPYVILGILYAYLLYLSWTPETVELLFASKYLLPELTSIGKMFSSEMTLASAWIHLLVIDLFAARQVFQDGQENQIETRHSVSLCLFFCPIGILSHVVTKAMTKTTKENKHGL